The nucleotide window GGGAGATGAATGGAGAATTCCTTTTCAGAAGGAATTTGTTCAAACCCACCATTTAACTCTTGAATAAATACACTTCAATGCCTTTCAGCAGAAGAAGCAGGCATAACAGATATTAACACACAAAAAGCCACGAGAACCTATTTTCCTCAATTAGAGCAAACAGGCCAAAGCTCCCCAGCTCACAAAGATGGTCTAAATTTATGTTCACTTAGTACATTGGAATGAATTACCAAGTATGAGAAGAAATACTGCATTAACAGAGAGCCTAACAAAAACCGCAAGTATCAAAGTTCTCCTGTAACAATTTCAGTATTGGTGAGATACAGAAACACCAGACTTAAAGAGCAATACAGCAGAAGCTCAGCTCTGTTACTGAGACTCAATTTTTCTTCCAGTTCCTCTCGAAGTTGGTTTTCAAAAAGGAAGTAacagcccagagctgtgcccaAGCCTGTTAGGGTCAGCTCATGTTCAAGGCCTCGATTACTTGCAACTATTCCAAGGGACAGAATTAGCCTTTCCAACAGCCTTTTGATAGTACAACCCACATCTAACTCAGAACATCACTCTTCTTTTTTGTCCCTTGGAGATGACTTCCAGAATGAAGGTCTTCAGTTTCAGTGGACCAAAAAAGGAACATCTCTCAGTTCTTTTTGTATTTGATACACAGATGCACACACTATCTACCTCTCTGAAAATTAGCTGTGTTTTCAGCTCCAGTTTTTTCCCTATGTAATTCCTTAAGGCCTTCAAACAACCTCATTAGTTCATGGCATAAGCAACAGTCTAGCTTCATCAGGGATTTCTATCATTGAACATTGTTTTCCAGGGTGCTTGTTTTGTGTGAACATATGGTTGAAGCACGAATAATTTAGGTCCTATCTTATTTCTAACATATTTACAAAACACTGTTTCTGAAACAGAATGTATGAGGTTTGAtactaaaaaacaaaaaaacaccttaCATTTAGACATAGTAATCCAGCAAACTCTGCCACTGTATTATTTGGTATGGCAAGAGTTCAATAAaccttcctcccctgcccccacaATTACTTTGGTTTTGACAGTGTAAACTTTCTAACTTCAGAACAGCTGCCTGCATAGCTGCTTTAGCACTGTGTTGAGGGTGAATTCCTTATCACTATGCAAGCAGCTTCAAACAAAAGCACTACATGCTGATGGACAATACACATGAAATCCTGCAGTGGTGTTTGTAACTTCACTGTGTGGTATTTTGGGTGAATACACGCAGAAAATGGAAAGTCCTTTGCAAGAATAAAAAAGGCCAGTGCTGAAGTGTATGTGGAAGGATGCTTCATGTGCTGTGTAATGCTAGGGCAGCACACTGCAGCAAGTGGCAAACATGGGGGACAGAAATTACCAGCTACAGATCAGATCCACACTGGTACACATTATGCACAAAGTCTGCAACAAGGCTCAGGTAGATGTTTTAACATGGGAAGAACACAGGATTACTCTCCTTGGTTCCTAACACCATGAAGGGTGAGCATGCAGGTACTGGGAAAGGACTGCATTAACTTACACTTACAAGAGTAAAGACTGAACTTTTTGTTacaaaagcacagaatcaaccaggttggaagagacctccaagatcatccagtccaaccctatctaatcaacaatctatggcactaagtgcttcatctaggcttttcttaaacatctccagggatgctgaccccaccacctccctgggcagcacattccaacggccagtctctctttctctgaataacttccttctaagatcaagcctaaacttccccctacacagcttgagactgtgtcctctccttctgctgctggttgcctgggagaagagaccaaaccccacctggctacaacctcccttcagggagttgtagacagcaatgaggtctcccctgagcctccttttctccaggctgaacacccccagctccctcagcctctcctcacagggctgtgctccagacccctccccagccttactgaccttctctggacaccttccagcatctcaacatctttcttgaatcgaggagcccagaactggacacaggactcaaggtgtggcctaaccagtgctgaatacagggcagaatgacttccctgctcctgctggccacactattcctgatacaggatGCCTACACAACTGCTACACTGTTGCATGTATCCACCAAAAACTAGGCCTTCTTCGTGctttgatcatagaatcagagcaTGGTCTGGGTTGCAACAgacctccaagggtcatctagtccaaacccctctgctgtcagcaggggtattctcaagtagatcaggttgcccagagccctgtcaagtctATGAGTTGGggaatggggccccaaccatctccctgggcaacctgcaccagtgttccaccaccctcatagtgaagaaattgttcctaacatccaatctttaaatctgctcctctccagcttaaagccactgccccttatcctgtccctgcaggcctttgcaaacagtcactctccagctttctgtagctcccttcaggtactggcaggctgctcttaggtctccctgaagcctccttttctccaggctgaacacccccagctgccttagcctgtcctcatagcagagctgctccaaccccttgatcaatCTCgtgcccctcctctggaccctctccatcaggtccatgtccttcctgtactgagggctccagacctgtacacactactccaggtgaggtctcagcagagcagagcagtggcagaatcccctcgaTTCTGCCatcgatctgctggccacacaccttttgatgcagcccaggatgtgactgaTCCCAATACATTCAACAAGAGAAAGCCTTTCCTTACTCTCAAGACTTACTCAGAAGGCACAGAACTGCCAACATTCCTCCACTATGACTTTAATACCAATCAATCTATTAATCttaacacacagagaaaaaaaaaaaactatttctgTAAAAAGAAAGATAGCATTTAGAAACATGAAATTTACCAAATTCTCTTTCATGTTTATTGACTTTCACATGAGTATGTAACAACTTTAACGGTAAGACTTCTGGTAGCGTGCACGGGCACCAGGTCCTCCAAATTTCTTGGACTCACAACGGCGAGGATCAGCAACCAGCAGAGTCCTATCATACTGAATTAAAATATCCTTGATCTCCTTTTTGGAAGCTTCATCAACatctgttcaaaaaaaaaaaccacacaccagAAAACCTTCAGTTTAGGAAGTTTCAGATGGAACAAATCCATATGCCATATATTTTCACTTAAGGCTAATACACCAATCAAAGCAACTTACATTTTTGGTAGTAAGCCACCAAGGCTTTGGAAATAGCTTGACGGAtagctgttaaaaaaacaaagataaTGGATCAGCAAAGATTGCAGATGTACTTAAAGCACTTGCTGTCTTTTTTCTTGCCAGGTAGTCCTTTCCCTCCCTAATCTCCCCTCCAAAACACTCAAACACTTCAGCAAATCCAGGGAAAACTGTACTCAGAAACCACCCACAGTTCCTGTGTTGATTTGACAACCACTAGCTAAACAAGGAATTGTACAAGGGCTCaccttttctttcaaatattaACACAGGTTCATCTTCTACCTACAGGGAGTTAACTTCCAAAACCCTCAGAAAGAGTTCTCTGAAATGTCTGTACTTTTCAACAAGGATAAAATTCATCTGAGTGTTCAGTGACTAAGGTGGCAAAAGTGGCAACAGGATAGCACGAGCAGTGAAACAAGCCTGTAGCATAGTAACACCGTAATCAGAACTCAGAGCAGGAATATGGGAGTAACTGTAAAGATGTTGTTAGGCTGTTATCTGTCAGAATATCAAGACCCAGATTTTGAGGAAAATCTGAGTTTTCTGAAGAAAGAATGCAGTGAACTCTAAGACTGAAACATGTCTCTATGCAGCTTCTGCTCCGCTTCACCAGCCTGTACCAAAACTGGAACTGCAGAATAAATCGACCACTTGTAAAGTGCAACTCTGTATCAACCACATCAAACACTCTGAAGCATctctacaaaggaaaaaaaattgcctagCTTTGCAGGTCAGCTGAAGGATGCTTCTGAACAACCTGAAAACTTAAAATTAGTTATCATTTCTAACGATaaatctccttttcctctcctaaaATATTTGTTCTCAGGTGCACTCGAACTGTCCTGTCACACTGCAAGACACAAAGACTATTTCCTCAAAACTTCATCAGCTGCACCTCATCCATGTTACAGCTTTGCAGATAATAAGCCCTTGTGACAAACAACATTTGTGCAacgcagaaagaaaacagaacatcaAGATGCACAAGATACTGTTCTGAAGTCAAGCTCTTTGCTATGTGGTTAGACCTGTTTGAGGCCACACTCAAAGATCTCACACATAATCTTACCATAGATTTGTGCTACGTGGCCACCACCCTTTACACGGACTCTGATGTCAACACCAGCAAACCGTTCCTTCCCCAGGAGGAGGACAGGTTCAAGCAGCTGGGAAACAAAACAGTACGAAAATTAATTTGTGATGAAGAACAAGGCTAAGAGCTCATGGCAGGTTTACCTGATGTGAATTATTGCATGTTCTGAAAAGATGGAGCCTTGACTTTATGAGCACACCCCCAAACACACCTCTTGCAGAGTTCTTTGACATCTACCAGTGCTGCTTTGAGACGAACTTACTGAAACCTTGAATTATTTGTTAGGCTTCAAAAATCACATGGGAGAGCCAAGCACGTGGGAATTAAGAGCAATGGAATAATTTAAGTATAATGTCATTAACTACACCAAgattacaaaaataaatgatGTTTATGAAAATTGAAGAGCTGGAGTAATTTGTGGGTAGCTTCCTCCACTATTTATTACGCTTTATCTAGACAGCTACGTATTATCTCAGCAGTGTTCAAACAACTACTTTGTCAAATCCAAAGAATCTTTCACATAAGAGTGATTTAAATCTCTCACTTCAATTAAAACAACAGACATGAAGGGCTGAAAATACTTCATATATTTCTATTGACATACAGGAACCCAGTAAAGCAGAAGGCTCACTCTTGCCAACTAGACAATCTTAGGACAGTTTTATGAATTTACATAATAGTGTCTATATTTCATGCAAGCATGAAACACACAACCAAAACCTTAGTACTGTCCAAAACACCAGCAACTTTTCTTCATCTCAAAGCAATTATGCATCTAACAGTATGTTATCCTCCAAGGTGGAGGAGATGAAGGATGCTTACTTTATATTGCAGAGTTCTGGGCTCAATCATTTCCAGAGGTCTTCCATTCACTTtaatgaggccatttcctctcttgcaGTGGGCAACAGCAGTTGCTGTTTTCTAAAAATCAAAATGTGTGTTAGTGCAGCCCTTTGCTTTTGTACCAGCAGCGTGGATTTCTACTTCGCAATCTAAAAATATTTAGTTTATATGTAAGATTAACAGCTCACACTGAGCAGAACAGCATATTCTTCATAAAATTTCCAGAAACTACTCGTAACATTAAGGTACCCTCTTAataaaattacagaatgttatACAGTTGTAAAGACCAACATAAGTAAGGGAAAGATACCCTCTTCATTCTGCCACATGACATTTTTAAGACGTATTTCCTTACAACAGCCTGTTAAACACGAATTCGTGCCACGGGATCCCAACAATGCGAACTTTACGCTCCCACATCGTAACACGGTTCTCGAACACGCGCAATGAGACAGGCCCCACTAGTCTGGGGACGCCAGCCGCGGCCACTCCAAGTTCCCCCGAGAGCAGCGCTCCGAGCTAGAGGGCTCGGGCCCACTCCCTAAGAATGTCTCTCCTCCCGTTCCTGCATGAGCGGCACGCTCCAGCACCTACGGCGCTGTACACGTGGAGCTGCCGAGCAGGCCTCACCACCGCCGGCCCTCCCGCGCAGCAACCACTCCACACACAGCCTTGGCACGGTGCCGGAGTCGCAGCTCCTGAGCTACCACCGAAGGGTCCCGAACGCTTAAGACAAGAAGACGCGGCCCAGTCCGAGTAGTAAACGAGGCGGGCTGCGGAGTGTCGGGCTCACCTTCCGCCCGAAGACCTGAACGCTCTGCAGGGGGCCCTTGGCCGGCATGACTCCTGCGAAAGACATGAAGGTGGTGTTAGCACTGCCGgagaaaaaagaacagaagcagaagaatgCAGGCCGGAGCCCTCCAGACACTCACCCTTCTCTCAGCGGCGGCACCAGGAAAAGGCCGAACGGGGCTTCCTAACCTCTTCTCAGGGGCAGCCGAGCCGTGAAGCGCGACGCCGTCTTCCGGCAGTGCGACAGAAGGCTTGTACGGCCCTTCCACATCCGGCCGCGCTTTGCGGCTGCGTGGAGCTGCGAAGGGACAGGGTGCACGCCCTCGGTTAGCTGCCGTCCTTCAGGCTTCTGCGGGCGTCGGGGAGGGCAAGAGAGGCCTGGCGCGGCCTGGCGCTGACGAAGCACAGTGTGGGGGCCGTGCCTGTCGCTCCGGCTCGTTCTGCAGTGGCTCTGTCAGCCGCATCCACGCCGGCAGAGATGCGCATCCCCCGGGCCTTGCGGCCGACCAGAGAGACTGGATAGGCGCTGGGACGCGTTAAGCGGAGCGTAGAGAAGCTTTGCGCCTCGACCTCATGGCGGTGTAGGTCACCCCACCTCGTTCTCCGTTTTGGGgcgttggggttttttaacgtTCGTCGCACACCAttagtttgttggggtttttttatgtaaAGAGGTGGTGCCCCGTTAGACTACGTAAACGCTAGGTAGGGGTTATCTCCTTTTCGGAAGCCAGCTGCTGTCTCCTGAATCTCGCATGCTGGctaaatgctgctgcttttgaacCTGCCCGTACGGAGCTTGCCGAGGCTGCGCAGGAGGAACGCGGCCGCCTCCCGCCGTGAGGGAGCCCGAGCGCCGCCCGGAGGAGGCCAGGTGCCTGCACACCTTCAGTAGCTGACCGGCGCGTTACCCTGGGAGAAGCACAGTCCGTGCTTAAACGGGTGAGGTTAGAATGGGGCAGGCGAAGTTCTGCCATGAATGACAGCAGTTTGAAGGACTTCCTAAGAGGCATGGAGACGATTCACAACTTGCGAGAGGCTTTTTCTTCAGTTACTTAGAAAACATCTATTACTGACACCATAGCATACCTTCTGTTAGATATCCCAGTGACAAGCAGAACCCAACTTAGTTTTAGCTGTAAAGAGTACAAAGCAATGCCTTTACTGAGAGGCTTGCAGTCACTTTTAGACCTCCTTGAGATGAAGCATCCAAACAACATAGATTTTTAAAGTCTGATGatcaaactgctgga belongs to Indicator indicator isolate 239-I01 chromosome 3, UM_Iind_1.1, whole genome shotgun sequence and includes:
- the RPS16 gene encoding 40S ribosomal protein S16, with protein sequence MPAKGPLQSVQVFGRKKTATAVAHCKRGNGLIKVNGRPLEMIEPRTLQYKLLEPVLLLGKERFAGVDIRVRVKGGGHVAQIYAIRQAISKALVAYYQKYVDEASKKEIKDILIQYDRTLLVADPRRCESKKFGGPGARARYQKSYR